From Fastidiosipila sp., a single genomic window includes:
- a CDS encoding LTA synthase family protein, protein MRRKIPAIILLLTGLFLARSQTVQAYIDPATTTYLIQIVSALVITLGVTAGIFFNRIRLFFLNFRVSLGRLWIRLFAKRDRLPVPADRTLRTGANEKIDKVSFLWADRRSFRERLLSALPAAASLCFTFFVFGIFELYAGNLEDMTFSFGSLVGPLILIASAGTVLIALASALLRGRLFDLTLSLLLGLGLSLYVQANFLNAGLGRLTGDAVAWEEVTGKMAANLTLWTLLILLPLLVRFLSGKTWRRLAFILPLILVGTQLITAIFSYAGEPGLRKDRSDSYLSRQGIYEVADGNNIIVFILDRLDNRFLDLVESDDPHFFDRLDGFTRFTNNTSRYSQTFPSVTESLTGVPYDFKEGYRDYLKRAWREGSFIPGLKEAGFTCKLYLTPSQAYDEARDLSLLADNLAKGRPEIDTRKLLASLIRLNAYRSVPLALKPFYWTGSQEFSQLTHAAPGPAPYELDDPLFYDGLLNQGLKVTADSGNFIFLHLNGSHPPFTMDEQAQRVQAGNSSYLLQTKGCFHILYEYLDQLKAVRQYAGSTIIITGDHGARSSDVLPPEAAMVTGLFVKPAGREGSPLEFNEAPVSSDNFRATVCQAAGLDQGACGPGYFELAPDQQLPRYVYHRLFPSGGKPGRLLIYRILGDAGDFNNWQLAGEEILP, encoded by the coding sequence ATGAGACGCAAAATCCCCGCCATCATCCTGCTGCTCACTGGTCTCTTCCTGGCCCGCAGCCAAACGGTCCAGGCTTACATTGACCCGGCCACCACCACCTACCTGATTCAGATTGTCTCGGCCCTTGTCATTACCCTGGGCGTGACCGCCGGCATTTTTTTTAACCGGATCCGCCTCTTTTTCCTGAATTTCCGTGTCAGCCTTGGAAGACTCTGGATCAGGCTTTTCGCAAAAAGAGACCGGCTGCCTGTCCCTGCGGACCGGACGCTGCGGACAGGAGCCAATGAAAAAATCGACAAGGTCAGCTTCCTGTGGGCCGACCGGCGCTCTTTCCGGGAGCGGCTGCTGTCCGCCCTCCCGGCCGCAGCCAGTCTTTGCTTTACCTTTTTCGTCTTCGGCATCTTCGAGCTTTACGCGGGCAATCTGGAAGATATGACCTTTTCCTTTGGCAGTCTTGTCGGCCCCTTGATCCTGATCGCCTCCGCGGGGACTGTCCTGATCGCTTTGGCATCCGCCCTCCTCCGGGGCCGGCTCTTTGATCTGACCCTGTCCCTGCTTCTTGGTTTGGGTCTTTCCCTTTATGTCCAGGCGAATTTCCTGAATGCGGGTCTGGGCAGGCTGACCGGAGACGCGGTTGCCTGGGAGGAAGTTACGGGTAAGATGGCGGCCAACCTTACTCTCTGGACCTTACTCATCCTGCTGCCACTTCTGGTCAGATTCCTTAGCGGGAAAACCTGGCGGCGCCTTGCCTTTATCCTCCCCCTGATTCTGGTGGGCACCCAGCTGATCACGGCCATTTTCTCTTATGCGGGGGAGCCCGGCCTGCGAAAGGACAGGTCTGACAGCTACCTGTCCAGGCAGGGAATTTATGAAGTTGCTGACGGCAACAACATCATTGTCTTCATTCTGGACCGCCTGGACAACCGCTTTCTGGACCTGGTCGAAAGCGACGACCCTCATTTCTTTGACCGTCTGGACGGTTTCACACGTTTTACCAACAACACCTCACGTTACAGCCAGACCTTTCCCTCCGTCACCGAATCGCTGACGGGCGTCCCCTACGACTTCAAGGAAGGCTACAGAGATTACTTAAAAAGAGCCTGGCGGGAGGGAAGCTTTATCCCCGGCCTCAAGGAGGCGGGTTTTACCTGCAAACTCTATCTGACACCCAGCCAGGCCTACGATGAGGCCCGTGACCTGTCACTGCTGGCGGACAATCTGGCCAAAGGCAGACCCGAGATCGACACAAGAAAGCTGCTGGCCAGCTTGATCCGGCTGAATGCCTATCGCTCAGTTCCCCTGGCTCTCAAACCTTTCTACTGGACAGGCAGTCAGGAATTTTCCCAGCTGACCCATGCCGCGCCTGGCCCCGCCCCCTACGAACTGGACGACCCGCTCTTCTATGACGGTCTCCTTAACCAGGGCCTGAAGGTCACGGCGGATAGCGGGAATTTCATATTCCTGCATCTGAACGGCTCCCACCCCCCTTTCACCATGGACGAACAGGCTCAAAGGGTGCAGGCCGGCAATTCTTCCTACCTGCTCCAGACCAAGGGCTGTTTCCACATCCTTTACGAATACCTGGACCAGCTCAAAGCCGTGAGGCAATACGCCGGCTCGACCATCATCATCACCGGTGACCACGGAGCCAGAAGCAGCGATGTCCTGCCGCCTGAAGCTGCCATGGTGACAGGACTCTTTGTGAAGCCCGCTGGCAGGGAGGGAAGTCCGCTTGAATTCAATGAGGCACCGGTCTCCTCCGACAATTTCCGGGCCACGGTCTGCCAGGCGGCCGGCCTGGATCAGGGCGCCTGTGGACCCGGCTACTTCGAGCTGGCCCCTGATCAGCAGCTGCCCCGCTACGTCTATCACCGCCTTTTCCCATCCGGAGGCAAGCCTGGCCGCCTTTTAATCTACCGGATTCTGGGGGATGCCGGGGATTTCAATAATTGGCAGCTGGCGGGTGAAGAAATCCTGCCCTAG
- the coaD gene encoding pantetheine-phosphate adenylyltransferase encodes MNSLQLKDRKSMVFPGTFDPFTAGHLDVAERALKLCDRLYVAVFDNSRKKPAADRFLRASWIRKVFDGCPQVQVIPLDGLLVDFCRQNEVKTIVRGVRSGAQFEEEAAMAEVNRRIGGGVDTLFLPSLPDKRHLSSSLVRELLRLGGDIEGMVPAVIESEVIESYGQEATS; translated from the coding sequence ATGAATTCTCTTCAATTGAAAGATCGAAAGAGTATGGTTTTTCCGGGAACCTTTGATCCCTTTACGGCCGGTCATCTGGATGTGGCGGAACGGGCCCTCAAGCTGTGCGACCGGCTCTATGTGGCGGTTTTTGATAATTCCCGGAAAAAACCGGCCGCTGACCGCTTTCTGCGGGCGTCATGGATCCGCAAGGTCTTCGATGGCTGTCCGCAAGTCCAGGTCATTCCCCTGGACGGCCTCCTGGTTGATTTTTGCCGGCAGAACGAAGTGAAGACCATCGTCCGTGGCGTGAGGAGCGGGGCACAGTTTGAAGAAGAAGCGGCCATGGCCGAAGTCAACCGCAGGATCGGCGGAGGAGTCGATACCCTCTTTCTTCCCTCGCTTCCTGACAAGCGCCATCTCTCATCGTCGCTAGTCCGCGAGTTGCTGCGGCTGGGCGGTGACATTGAGGGCATGGTTCCCGCGGTGATTGAATCGGAAGTAATTGAAAGTTATGGGCAAGAGGCCACAAGCTAG
- a CDS encoding D-alanine--D-alanine ligase, which produces MESELNVVVLFGGRSGEHEVSRSSAAFIIDTLRQSDRYRPLPVGITRAGSWYAYFGPTGAMRDGSWFDRGPVFPATLVPDTGKHFLFLSREGQTVSYAADCVFPVLHGPKGEDGTLQGMLELAGIPFVGAGMAASALAMDKSLANIIFEKMGIAHTPWRSLDRDTWRKLDERSIDRLIEGLRFPLFTKPARGGSSLGISRVQSRDFLQEALSHAFSHDRKVLIEEGVKGRELEVAALGGYGDPELSPIGEVVPDREFYDYDSKYEEHSTTQLIIPADISPQTAGQVKRMAAEAWRAIDCYGMARIDFFLADDQRLLLSEINTIPGFVSISMYPRLFRAAGYRDGELLEKLIGLALTREDK; this is translated from the coding sequence ATGGAATCTGAACTGAATGTGGTTGTTCTTTTCGGCGGAAGGTCGGGGGAGCACGAAGTCTCGCGCTCGTCTGCGGCCTTCATCATTGACACCCTCCGTCAGAGTGACCGTTACCGCCCGCTGCCCGTCGGCATTACCCGGGCGGGCAGCTGGTACGCCTATTTCGGCCCGACCGGAGCCATGCGGGACGGCAGCTGGTTCGACCGGGGACCTGTTTTCCCGGCAACCCTGGTGCCGGATACAGGCAAGCATTTCCTTTTTTTGAGCCGGGAGGGGCAGACAGTCAGTTATGCCGCTGACTGTGTCTTTCCCGTTTTGCATGGACCCAAGGGGGAGGACGGAACCCTCCAGGGCATGCTGGAACTGGCGGGGATTCCCTTCGTTGGTGCCGGCATGGCCGCCAGCGCCCTGGCCATGGACAAGAGCCTTGCCAATATCATCTTTGAGAAAATGGGTATCGCGCATACACCCTGGCGTTCACTTGACCGCGATACCTGGCGAAAGCTGGACGAGCGGTCGATCGACCGGCTTATTGAGGGACTGCGCTTTCCGCTTTTCACCAAGCCGGCACGGGGCGGCTCTTCTTTGGGAATTTCCCGGGTTCAGTCAAGGGACTTTCTGCAGGAGGCGCTGAGCCACGCCTTTTCCCATGACCGCAAAGTCCTGATAGAGGAGGGAGTCAAGGGCCGCGAACTGGAAGTTGCCGCGCTGGGCGGTTACGGGGATCCCGAACTTTCCCCCATCGGGGAGGTGGTTCCCGACCGGGAGTTTTACGATTATGATTCCAAATATGAGGAGCACTCAACCACCCAGCTCATCATTCCGGCCGATATCAGCCCGCAGACCGCCGGCCAGGTGAAACGGATGGCAGCAGAGGCCTGGCGGGCCATTGACTGTTACGGCATGGCCAGGATCGACTTTTTCCTGGCCGATGACCAGCGCCTTTTGCTGAGCGAAATCAATACGATTCCGGGTTTTGTCAGCATCAGCATGTACCCCCGTCTGTTCCGGGCGGCCGGCTACAGGGATGGCGAATTGCTGGAAAAGTTGATCGGACTCGCGCTCACGCGTGAGGATAAGTGA
- the yidC gene encoding membrane protein insertase YidC produces MKIINTLLGLPLGYLMYLCLLLVRNYGAAIILFTLLTKLLMFPLSLSSQKNALIMAKIQPALDDVKQRNRGKSTLMIEEQRALFKAEGYSTLKSLLPLLAQIPLILGLINVIYHPLQHLLHLDAAAISSLLDRTADLLGTTAARLGTGGQLKVMETVQASPRLFAGMEGVGSILDLDTWFLGTQLTHLPAFGSITLIYPALSGLSALALAAYQNKHYILQLTQGPVRKWLTAAFLVAFSVFFAAILPAGIGLYWITGNLLSIPVLAACNRIHDPRPYLDRLQRASKVRLSRQERAAARALARGKRRRQKMDKKRFAACPGKQLVFYSEGSGFYKYFQGFMDFVLDHSDLTIHYVTSDFHDRIFQNTHPRIQSYYIGPIALIQFMMKMDADMVVMTTPDLETYHIKRSLVRKDVEYIFIDHGMASYHLMYRKGALDHFDTIFCYGPSNIREVRETEKLYGLPPKNLVKTGFPLLDSMLREVEALGEIRNQPRIILIAPSWQKDNILESCLEETLKPLLATGYRIVVRPHPEFVKRFPAKIRAIQDRYAGLPDDRLEIQTDFSSSETVYTADLVITDWSSIAQEFSYATKKPSLFINTPMKILNPEYDRIPIVPLDISLRDQIGLSVDPDQLDRLPQMIERLFREKDRYAQRISEIVSRNIFDLGDGARGGGSYMIRKLEMKQEEEKSPPAHQQPDIGQEQGRDTGALENQIMRLDRLRQEGRLGDPRLEEILKQPLSDRDPALKTRGDLLLQIMEDLESAARDGEEGQA; encoded by the coding sequence ATGAAAATTATCAACACATTGCTCGGTCTGCCGCTTGGCTATCTCATGTACCTCTGCCTGCTCCTGGTCCGAAATTACGGTGCCGCCATCATCCTCTTCACCCTGCTGACCAAGCTCCTCATGTTTCCCCTGTCTTTGAGTTCCCAAAAAAATGCCCTGATCATGGCAAAAATCCAGCCGGCTCTGGACGACGTCAAGCAACGGAACAGGGGCAAGAGCACCCTGATGATCGAAGAGCAGCGGGCACTTTTCAAGGCTGAGGGCTACAGCACCCTGAAAAGCCTGCTGCCGCTCCTGGCCCAGATCCCCTTGATCCTGGGCCTGATCAACGTCATCTACCACCCCCTCCAGCATCTGCTTCATCTGGATGCCGCTGCCATCAGCTCTCTCCTTGACAGGACTGCTGACCTGCTGGGCACCACCGCCGCCCGCCTGGGGACAGGCGGACAGCTCAAAGTCATGGAAACAGTCCAGGCCAGCCCCCGGCTTTTTGCCGGAATGGAAGGTGTCGGATCCATCCTGGACCTGGACACCTGGTTCCTTGGAACCCAGCTGACCCACTTGCCGGCTTTTGGTTCAATCACCCTCATCTATCCCGCCCTGTCGGGGCTCAGCGCCTTGGCGCTGGCGGCTTACCAGAACAAGCACTACATCCTCCAACTGACACAGGGCCCGGTCCGCAAGTGGCTGACCGCCGCCTTTCTTGTCGCCTTTTCGGTCTTCTTCGCTGCCATTCTGCCGGCCGGCATCGGCCTTTACTGGATCACAGGCAACCTGCTCTCCATCCCTGTTCTGGCCGCCTGCAACCGGATCCATGATCCCCGGCCCTATCTGGATCGTCTGCAGCGCGCTTCCAAAGTCAGGCTCAGCCGGCAGGAGCGGGCCGCCGCCCGCGCCCTGGCAAGGGGAAAAAGGCGGCGCCAGAAAATGGATAAAAAACGCTTTGCCGCCTGCCCGGGCAAGCAGCTTGTCTTCTACTCGGAAGGCAGCGGCTTTTACAAATATTTCCAGGGTTTTATGGATTTCGTCCTGGATCATTCCGACCTGACCATCCATTATGTGACCAGTGACTTCCATGACCGGATTTTTCAAAACACCCATCCCCGCATCCAAAGCTATTACATCGGCCCCATCGCCCTGATCCAGTTCATGATGAAGATGGATGCCGATATGGTGGTCATGACAACACCAGATCTGGAAACCTATCACATCAAGCGTTCCCTGGTCCGCAAAGACGTCGAATACATCTTCATCGACCATGGCATGGCCAGTTACCATCTCATGTACCGGAAAGGGGCCCTGGACCATTTTGACACCATTTTCTGCTATGGGCCAAGCAACATCAGGGAGGTCCGCGAAACGGAAAAACTCTACGGCCTGCCCCCCAAGAATCTTGTCAAGACGGGCTTCCCCCTGCTCGACTCCATGCTGCGGGAAGTTGAAGCGCTGGGCGAGATCCGAAACCAGCCCAGGATTATCCTGATCGCCCCCTCCTGGCAAAAAGACAACATCCTGGAATCCTGCCTGGAGGAAACTCTCAAACCCCTGCTGGCAACAGGCTACCGGATCGTTGTACGTCCCCATCCGGAATTTGTCAAACGCTTTCCGGCCAAGATCCGGGCCATCCAGGACCGCTACGCAGGCCTGCCGGACGACAGGCTTGAAATCCAGACCGATTTCTCCTCCAGTGAAACAGTTTATACAGCTGATCTGGTGATCACCGACTGGTCCTCCATCGCCCAGGAATTTTCCTACGCGACCAAAAAACCTTCGCTTTTCATCAACACCCCCATGAAAATCCTCAACCCCGAATACGACCGGATCCCCATTGTGCCACTGGATATTTCACTTCGCGATCAGATCGGCCTTTCTGTCGATCCCGACCAGCTTGACCGGCTGCCACAAATGATTGAAAGGCTTTTCCGTGAAAAAGATCGTTACGCTCAGCGGATCAGCGAGATCGTATCCCGTAACATCTTTGACCTGGGAGACGGCGCGCGGGGCGGCGGCAGCTACATGATCCGGAAACTGGAAATGAAACAGGAAGAAGAGAAATCACCGCCGGCTCATCAGCAGCCTGATATTGGGCAGGAGCAAGGCCGGGACACAGGCGCCCTGGAAAACCAGATCATGCGATTGGACCGGCTGCGTCAAGAGGGACGGCTGGGCGATCCCCGGCTGGAAGAGATCCTCAAGCAGCCCCTCTCCGACAGGGATCCGGCACTCAAGACCAGGGGCGATCTCCTGCTCCAGATCATGGAGGACCTCGAGTCCGCGGCCAGGGATGGAGAGGAGGGTCAGGCATGA
- the recG gene encoding ATP-dependent DNA helicase RecG — protein sequence MSDKAGAWLENKITILPGISDKRAKMFARLGVERIHDLLWLQPRSYEDWQERVPINSLRDGTVSSFMAVLENIPALSRHGKLTTLRARLSDPSGSIQAVWFNQPWVADRLRRGVSYLFRGRIEGEGRRRQVVNPDIRLQDQDGLPDYLPVYPLTAGLYQSTVRQAVKAALDQAGFFKEETLPPAIRSSARLATADFAMRRIHFPACLRDIELARRRLAFEELFLVMAGLRSLKSGRHRQKGPAMTVGRDTEDWLAEQIDRLPFELTSSQAGALQDILEDFRKQVPANRLVQGDVGSGKTVVAAMAMAAACREGWQSVMMAPTTILAGQHAETISELLAGSGLEIALLTGATPAAQRRSLLAGLEEGAIDILIGTHAVLEGDLVFSRLACCVTDEQHRFGVAQRISLSSRGDRIPHVLVMSATPIPRTLAMILYGDLDISEIKEMPAGRLPVKTYTATEKDRTRIDQLMRSQIEKGFKVYVVCPMIEDSETVAAHSADAVHERLSKHIFPDKRVALMHGRLRAGEKLAVMDAFGRGELDILVSTTVIEVGIDQPDANLLVVENAERFGLSQLHQLRGRVGRSSRQSYCVLVSDSQDPLIRKRLQTLCRHHSGFAIADQDLLLRGPGDLFGVAQHGLPDFKVANLYEDSELLREAAAACDQLFRQDPFLEKKENAMIMEAFRFRYGKRLEHPGL from the coding sequence GTGTCTGACAAGGCGGGCGCCTGGCTTGAGAACAAAATCACCATCCTGCCGGGCATCTCGGACAAGCGGGCGAAAATGTTTGCCCGGCTGGGCGTTGAAAGGATTCATGATCTGCTCTGGCTCCAGCCGCGATCCTATGAAGACTGGCAGGAGCGGGTTCCAATCAACAGCTTACGGGACGGCACCGTGTCCTCTTTCATGGCGGTTCTGGAAAATATCCCAGCCCTGTCACGGCACGGCAAGCTGACCACCCTCAGGGCCCGCCTCTCCGACCCAAGCGGTTCGATCCAGGCTGTCTGGTTTAATCAGCCCTGGGTTGCCGACCGGCTCCGGCGCGGTGTCAGCTACCTCTTTCGCGGCAGGATTGAGGGGGAGGGGAGGAGGCGCCAGGTCGTCAATCCCGACATCCGACTCCAGGATCAAGACGGTCTGCCGGATTATTTGCCTGTCTATCCGCTGACTGCCGGCCTTTATCAGTCGACCGTCCGGCAGGCGGTCAAGGCAGCGCTTGACCAGGCAGGCTTCTTCAAGGAGGAAACCCTGCCCCCGGCCATCCGCTCGTCAGCCAGACTGGCAACTGCTGATTTCGCCATGCGCCGCATTCATTTTCCTGCATGCCTGCGCGATATCGAGCTGGCGCGCAGGCGGCTTGCCTTTGAAGAACTCTTTCTGGTCATGGCGGGGCTCCGCTCGCTCAAGTCGGGGAGGCACAGGCAAAAAGGGCCCGCCATGACAGTCGGCCGCGACACTGAAGACTGGCTGGCAGAGCAGATCGACCGCCTGCCTTTCGAGCTCACGTCATCCCAGGCCGGGGCCCTGCAGGACATCCTGGAAGATTTCCGAAAGCAGGTGCCAGCCAACCGCCTGGTCCAGGGCGATGTCGGCTCGGGCAAGACGGTTGTCGCTGCCATGGCCATGGCAGCTGCCTGCCGGGAAGGCTGGCAGTCGGTCATGATGGCACCGACCACCATTCTGGCCGGTCAGCACGCGGAAACAATTTCCGAACTGCTGGCAGGGAGCGGACTTGAAATTGCACTTTTGACCGGGGCGACGCCCGCAGCCCAAAGAAGGTCTTTGCTTGCCGGGCTGGAAGAGGGGGCCATCGACATCCTGATCGGCACCCACGCCGTCCTGGAGGGGGACCTGGTATTCTCAAGGCTGGCTTGCTGTGTGACTGACGAGCAGCACCGGTTCGGGGTGGCCCAGCGTATTTCCCTGTCTTCCCGGGGCGATCGGATCCCTCATGTTCTGGTCATGTCAGCGACTCCCATACCCCGGACCCTGGCTATGATACTCTACGGTGACCTGGATATTTCAGAAATAAAGGAAATGCCTGCGGGAAGGCTCCCGGTCAAGACTTACACGGCAACCGAAAAGGACCGGACCCGCATCGACCAGCTGATGCGAAGCCAGATAGAAAAAGGTTTCAAAGTTTATGTCGTCTGTCCCATGATTGAAGATTCAGAGACCGTGGCAGCCCACTCAGCTGACGCAGTCCATGAAAGGCTGTCGAAGCACATTTTCCCCGACAAACGGGTCGCCCTGATGCACGGGCGGTTGAGGGCCGGGGAGAAGCTGGCGGTCATGGACGCTTTTGGCCGGGGTGAGCTCGATATCCTGGTTTCGACTACAGTCATTGAGGTGGGGATCGACCAGCCGGACGCAAACCTGCTGGTGGTCGAAAACGCTGAGCGCTTCGGCCTGTCCCAGCTCCATCAGCTCCGGGGCCGGGTCGGGCGGTCCTCCCGCCAGTCCTATTGCGTTCTGGTCAGCGACAGCCAGGATCCGCTGATCCGCAAACGCCTCCAGACCCTCTGCCGCCATCACAGTGGTTTCGCCATCGCAGATCAAGACCTGCTTTTGCGGGGTCCCGGTGATCTGTTCGGGGTCGCCCAGCACGGACTGCCCGATTTCAAGGTTGCCAATCTCTATGAAGACAGTGAACTCCTGCGCGAAGCAGCCGCTGCCTGCGACCAGCTCTTCCGGCAGGACCCCTTCCTTGAGAAAAAGGAGAATGCCATGATCATGGAAGCCTTCCGGTTCCGCTATGGGAAAAGGCTGGAACACCCGGGATTGTGA
- a CDS encoding ABC transporter ATP-binding protein — MGPLMPKHKLVLEKISKKFGPNKVLRDISFAVEEGEFLAILGPSGCGKTTLLRILLGLEEAESGRIIKDGKEITRLAPAQRKMGMVFQNYALFGNMTALGNVEYALKKQSGDRILARETALRLIGRVGLTDHMDKKPHALSGGQQQRVALARTLAMNPDIILMDEPMSALDVETRLALRSEILGIQREFGSTILYVTHDQEEAFAMSDRIMVMHEGRIQQLDTPQNLMDHPANDYIRSFVIHNIRLKIESLIRYAREET; from the coding sequence ATGGGACCACTGATGCCGAAACACAAGCTGGTACTGGAAAAGATAAGCAAAAAATTCGGGCCCAACAAGGTCCTGCGGGATATCTCCTTTGCGGTGGAGGAAGGGGAATTCCTGGCCATCCTGGGCCCGTCGGGCTGCGGCAAGACCACCTTGCTGCGCATCCTGCTGGGACTGGAAGAGGCCGAAAGCGGCCGGATCATCAAGGACGGAAAAGAGATCACCCGCCTGGCGCCGGCCCAGCGAAAGATGGGCATGGTCTTTCAGAATTACGCCCTTTTCGGCAATATGACCGCGCTGGGCAATGTGGAATATGCCCTGAAAAAACAGAGCGGGGATAGGATCCTGGCCCGGGAAACGGCCCTCCGCCTGATCGGCCGCGTCGGTCTGACGGATCACATGGACAAGAAGCCGCACGCCCTGTCCGGCGGCCAGCAGCAGCGGGTGGCATTGGCCCGGACCCTGGCCATGAATCCGGACATCATCCTGATGGACGAACCCATGAGCGCCCTGGATGTGGAAACCCGGCTGGCGCTCCGTTCGGAGATCCTGGGCATCCAAAGGGAGTTTGGTTCCACCATTCTTTACGTGACGCATGACCAGGAGGAGGCTTTCGCCATGAGCGACCGTATCATGGTCATGCATGAGGGGCGGATCCAGCAGCTGGATACACCGCAAAACCTGATGGATCACCCGGCCAATGACTACATCCGCAGTTTCGTCATCCATAACATCCGGCTCAAGATTGAATCGCTGATCCGTTACGCGAGGGAGGAGACATGA
- a CDS encoding extracellular solute-binding protein, with translation MRKLISLILAISFLVLAAGCAKEKKEKVLVYLSAEEYRVEYFHKRLKEEFPDYEVVLEYLPTGTHAAKLEAEGLDTACDISFELDYGYLGSLEGLFADLSAYDTSPYLDELIPESRKYLPELRNGGCIAVNRQILDERGLPLPQNYQDLVREEYRGLVSMPNPKASGTGYMFLKSLVNAWGEDRAFEYFEALTPNILQYTSSGSGPVNALVQGEAAIGLAMTAQTVTEISKGAGLEIYFFEEGSPYSLYGIAMIKGKEERPAVREVFEFFLHKLIIEDKELFFPEKIFKDRDFVIDNYPDPIPYADMSNDSPQEKARLLEKWDH, from the coding sequence GTGAGAAAATTGATTTCTTTAATCCTTGCGATCAGTTTCCTGGTTCTGGCTGCCGGCTGTGCCAAAGAAAAAAAGGAGAAAGTCCTTGTCTACCTGAGCGCCGAGGAGTACCGCGTCGAATACTTCCACAAGCGGCTGAAAGAAGAGTTCCCGGACTACGAAGTCGTTTTGGAGTATCTTCCAACGGGAACCCACGCGGCCAAGCTAGAAGCGGAAGGTCTTGACACGGCATGCGATATTTCCTTTGAACTGGATTACGGCTACCTGGGCAGCCTGGAGGGGCTTTTCGCCGACCTGTCCGCCTATGACACCTCCCCTTATCTGGATGAACTGATCCCCGAAAGCAGAAAGTATCTCCCCGAATTGAGGAATGGCGGCTGCATCGCCGTCAACCGGCAGATTCTTGATGAGCGGGGGCTGCCCCTGCCGCAAAATTATCAGGACCTGGTCAGGGAGGAGTACAGGGGGCTGGTCTCCATGCCCAACCCCAAGGCCTCCGGGACCGGCTACATGTTTTTGAAGTCCCTGGTCAATGCCTGGGGGGAGGACCGGGCTTTTGAGTATTTTGAGGCCCTGACCCCCAACATCCTCCAATACACCTCTTCCGGTTCCGGCCCGGTCAATGCCCTGGTTCAGGGTGAGGCGGCCATCGGCCTGGCCATGACGGCGCAGACAGTCACGGAGATCAGCAAAGGCGCCGGGCTGGAGATTTATTTTTTCGAGGAGGGCTCGCCCTATTCCCTCTACGGCATCGCCATGATCAAGGGCAAGGAGGAGCGGCCCGCTGTCAGGGAGGTGTTTGAGTTCTTTCTCCATAAGCTGATCATCGAAGACAAGGAACTGTTTTTCCCCGAGAAGATTTTCAAGGACCGCGATTTTGTGATCGACAACTATCCGGACCCCATTCCCTACGCTGATATGTCAAATGATTCCCCGCAGGAGAAGGCCCGCTTGCTGGAAAAATGGGACCACTGA
- the rsmD gene encoding 16S rRNA (guanine(966)-N(2))-methyltransferase RsmD encodes MPRIISGKAKGVKLVMPAGLTCRPTPGRTKEALFSILGSRVEGARVLDIFAGSGQIALEALSRGASRAVMIENNRKALAAIYENIRRTKLGEGAVVLPGDYRSRLERLVRQKNLFDLIYLDPPWPQAADLLRLRAEKLAALLEEDGILIVETDGEELAANLFSPPLAWLRSCQYGRGVLSFYQFQSQ; translated from the coding sequence ATGCCAAGGATCATCAGCGGAAAAGCCAAGGGTGTGAAGCTGGTCATGCCTGCGGGCCTGACCTGCCGGCCGACTCCCGGCCGGACCAAGGAGGCCCTGTTTTCCATCCTGGGCAGCCGGGTGGAGGGGGCCCGTGTCCTGGACATCTTCGCCGGATCAGGACAAATTGCCCTTGAAGCCCTGTCACGCGGGGCGAGCCGGGCCGTTATGATTGAAAATAATCGCAAGGCCCTGGCTGCCATTTACGAAAACATCAGGCGGACCAAACTGGGCGAGGGGGCGGTCGTTCTCCCGGGTGATTACCGCAGCCGCCTTGAAAGGCTGGTCCGGCAGAAAAATCTTTTCGATCTCATCTACCTGGATCCGCCCTGGCCTCAGGCAGCAGACCTTCTGAGGCTGCGGGCGGAAAAGCTCGCGGCCCTGCTTGAAGAAGACGGAATCCTCATTGTTGAAACGGACGGCGAAGAGCTTGCTGCCAACCTCTTCAGCCCGCCTCTGGCATGGCTTCGCAGTTGTCAGTATGGCAGAGGCGTGCTATCCTTTTACCAGTTTCAGTCCCAATAA